In Procambarus clarkii isolate CNS0578487 chromosome 58, FALCON_Pclarkii_2.0, whole genome shotgun sequence, one genomic interval encodes:
- the LOC123767974 gene encoding acyl-coenzyme A thioesterase 13, translating to MASSNATKKFLQQVLTAVAEGAGFNKNLSKLRIVSGGMGKCTAEMKVEQEHTNRAGILHGGLTATLVDAVSTMALMTTEQALPGVSVDINVSYISAAKTGEEIIINAETLRVGRNLAFLNVDVINKESGALIAKGSHTKYVG from the exons ATGGCAAGCTCAAATGCAACAAAGAAGTTTCTTCAGCAAGTTTTGACTGCAGTGGCAGAAGGAGCGGGTTTTAACAAAAATCTATCCAAA CTACGTATTGTGTCTGGCGGAATGGGAAAGTGCACAGCAGAAATGAAGGTTGAACAAGAACATACTAATCGAGCTGGAATTTTACATGGAGGTCTCACAGCAACTTTAGTGGATGCTGTATCAACAATGGCTTTGATGACCACAGAACAAGCTCTTCCTGGGGTTTCAGTGGACATCAATGTATC GTATATAAGTGCAGCTAAGACTGGGGAAGAAATAATTATAAATGCAGAAACTCTCCGAGTTGGAAGAAATTTGGCATTCCTGAATGTTGACGTCATAAATAAAGAATCTGGTGCTCTTATTGCCAAGGGCAGTCACACAAAATATGTTGGATAA
- the LOC138353518 gene encoding collagen alpha-1(VII) chain-like translates to MGPKAGPAIGPPTPGHVSPPPRTCAPGVGPNLATSRRRRRHMSSDKEKPGPLGQPREPGGLATGSPEGKAGRTPKHAQTTRHVVDGGEAWAPRQSTKGEGPFTPGHVATPARARLAADGAPGRARAWERHAAGPPGHDGRGWTVPHLRGDRTQAPRDAARRTPTLSQPRDLHGTGARDTGSRRAPHSPENQQQRAQRTN, encoded by the coding sequence atgggccccaaggcggggcccgccatagggccgcccacgcctggccacgtgtcgccgccgccaagaacatgcgccccgggcgtaggaccgaacctggCCACAAGCCGACGCCGACGGCGACACATGTCCTCGGACAAGGAGAAACCTGGCCCCCTGGGACAGCCCAGGGAACCCGGCGGGCTGGCAACAGGGAGCCCCGaaggaaaggcgggaaggacgccgaagcacgcccagacaaccagacacgtggtcgatggcggcgaggcatgggccccaaggcagagcacGAAGGGCGAAGGGCCCTTCACGCCTGGCCACGTGGCGACGCCGGCAAGGGCACGCCTGGCCGCCGACGGGGCCCCGGGCAGGGCGCGCGCCTGGGAACGCCACGCTGCGGGGCCCCCTGGACACGACGGGCGCGGCTGGACGGTGCCCCACCTGAGAGGAGACCGAACGCAGGCCCCTAGGGACGCGGCCCGGCGCAcgccgaccctaagccagccacgcGACCTCCACGGCACGGGGGCGCGAGACACGGGGTCAAGAAGGGCGCCC